Proteins found in one Orcinus orca chromosome 11, mOrcOrc1.1, whole genome shotgun sequence genomic segment:
- the BBS10 gene encoding Bardet-Biedl syndrome 10 protein yields the protein MAAAGSVRASLQVAEVLETVVSCCLGPEGRQVLCTKPTGEVLLSRDGGRLLKALHLEHPIARMMVACVSSHLRKTGDGAKTFIIFLCHLLRELHAITDKEKDSFFSENIQTHGRHWKKCCQWKFISQALLTFQTQILDYVMDHYLSRHFLSIFSSSTKERPLCRSSLEMLLGAYFCGRVGRNNHNFVSQLMCDYFFKCTACESGFEEVLELVDDCFVELKVGVTGLPVSDSRIIAGLVLPRDFSVYCPADGDIRIVIVIETIQPLFSTFGSEFILNSEAQFQTSQFWITERTKAIMKYLQKQNVKLLLSTVKQPDLVIYCAGLNGISVVECLSSEELSLIQRVTGLAPFVVPQASSQYELSNTAMVKFCKPFILRSKRYVHLGLISTCSFTPHCIVLCGPVQGLVEQHEVALHGAFKMLRQLFKDLDLNYVTQASDQNCTSSPLIYKNSREINDLPEIVNGSIQRPYQDTVVKNKDELAKTQTYLKAYSNLVVPSVELETNILCSTPTVTLTDTYQTDATLRCFSPDKARIMDDHEPFIESNSANSTTENTRREISYENLQVTKNARKGSILPVRYKSLEMCTSQSYCFSSVPAGCVLPVGGNFEILLHYYLLSYAKKCQQSEETMVSMIIANALLGVPKILYKSKKGNYSFPQIYIRALHALQTNQPMISNQTGLESVAGKYQLLTSVLQCLRNILTIDLVINIKRQPQEIYDQDSEEEL from the exons ATGGCCGCTGCGGGATCTGTGAGGGCCTCGTTGCAGGTGGCGGAAGTGCTAGAAACCGTCGTGAGCTGCTGCTTGGGGCCCGAAGGGCGGCAAGTTCTGTGTACCAAGCCCACTGGCGAGGTGCTGCTCAGCCGGGATGGCGGCCGCCTCCTGAAGGCGCTACACTTAGAGCATCCCATAGCCAG GATGATGGTGGCATGTGTTTCCAGTCATCTAAGAAAAACAGGAGATGGTgctaaaacatttattatctttctttgCCATTTACTCAGAGAACTTCATGCAatcacagacaaggaaaaggattctttcttttctgaaaatattcaaaCCCATGGAAGGCACTGGAAAAAGTGTTGTCAGTGGAAGTTTATTTCCCAAGCTCTTCTAACATTTCAGACACAAATATTAGACTACGTTATGGACCATTACTTAAGTAGACACTTTTTGTCCATCTTTTCTTCATCCACCAAAGAGAGACCATTGTGTAGGAGCTCTTTAGAGATGCTCTTAGGAGCATACTTTTGTGGAAGAGTGGGAAGAAATAATCACAACTTTGTATCACAGTTGATGTGTGACTActttttcaagtgtacagctTGTGAAAGTGGGTTTGAAGAAGTACTTGAGTTAGTGGATGACTGTTTTGTCGAGTTGAAAGTTGGTGTCACTGGCCTTCCTGTTTCCGATTCCAGGATCATAGCTGGGCTTGTGCTTCCCAGAGACTTTTCCGTGTACTGTCCAGCAGACGGTGACATAAGAATAGTGATAGTAATAGAAACCATTCAGCCTCTTTTTTCAACTTTTGGATCAGAGTTTATTCTAAATTCAGAAGCACAGTTTCAGACATCTCAATTTTGGATTACAGAAAGGACAAAAGCgataatgaaatatttacagaagcaGAATGTAAAATTGCTCCTATCTACTGTGAAACAACCAGACTTAGTAATTTATTGTGCAGGACTGAATGGCATATCCGTGGTGGAGTGTTTATCATCTGAAGAACTTTCTCTTATCCAGAGAGTCACTGGTCTCGCTCCCTTTGTAGTACCACAGGCTTCTTCTCAGTATGAACTCTCTAACACTGCTATGGTGAAATTTTGTAAGCCCTTTATTCTTAGATCCAAAAGGTATGTTCATCTTGGCTTGATTAGCACATGTTCGTTTACACCACACTGTATAGTTCTTTGTGGTCCAGTGCAGGGTCTTGTTGAACAACATGAGGTTGCTTTACATGGGGCATTTAAAATGCTTCGGCAATTATTTAAAGACCTTGATCTAAATTATGTGACACAAGCCAGTGACCAAAATTGTACTTCAAGTCCTCTTATTTATAAGAATAGTAGAGAAATTAATGACTTACCAGAAATTGTTAATGGCTCAATACAAAGGCCATATCAGGACACAGTTGTAAAGAACAAAGATGAACTGGCAAAAACTCAAACATATTTAAAAGCATATTCAAATTTGGTAGTTCCAAGTGTAGAATTAGAAACAAATATATTGTGTTCAACACCAACAGTGACACTAACAGATACATACCAGACAGATGCAACACTGAGATGTTTCTCTCCAGACAAAGCCAGGATAATGGATGACCATGAACCATTTATTGAGAGTAATTCTGCtaactcaacaacagaaaataCTAGAAGAGAAATCTCTTATGAAAATTTACAAGtcacaaaaaatgctagaaaggggAGCATATTACCAGTGAGATATAAGTCACTAGAGATGTGTACTTCCCAGAGTTACTGTTTCTCATCTGTACCAGCTGGTTGTGTTTTGCCAGTGGGTGGTAATTTTGAGATCTTGTTGCATTACTATCTTCTCAGCTATGCCAAAAAGTGCCAGCAATCAGAAGAAACCATGGTTAGTATGATAATTGCTAATGCACTTTTAGGCGTTCCCAAAATCTTGTATAAGTCTAAGAAAGGAAATTACAGCTTTCCACAAATATATATAAGAGCTCTTCATGCACTGCAAACCAATCAACCCATGATAAGCAACCAGACAGGTTTGGAATCAGTTGCTGGTAAATACCAGTTACTAACTTCAGTTCTTCAGTGTTTGAGAAACATTTTAACCATTGACTTGGTAATCAATATTAAGAGACAACCTCAGGAAATTTATGATCAAGATTCGGAAGAGGAACTATAA